A region from the Methanofollis liminatans DSM 4140 genome encodes:
- a CDS encoding MBL fold metallo-hydrolase, with protein sequence MEGDWIEIPGSGGAYVLPFTRYPDVCCSNAYVVKTPGEILVIDTGADEAQIASLAAAVRAANEERPCPAFVLLTHCHLDHAYGVIGHREWIESSGIAILAQEEGAVALEGGDPHLTVAEMYGREIGPVPVDVHLLTADDRARGGERTVEARGRSVRLAADRVQVEGETALHRQRITFPSGAECTVYHLPGHSPDSIFVRIGEHLFIGDILFAASPGIAGLHRWNCGDLCASARSARQILASGEIGYCWNGHGRGMTVPDTLRALSALERETKKLDGICAFDPVRLNESVCYARDLLLEAGKLFSVIGGRLYYLSYYLEELGEEEEAEKYRDLLQNDAIDEFLTNFSAFAKEVGAGKKLEIQFVLKAVQIAGKIERALGAGASDPVLDASLVRRARHLLTDCLSTVYGLDERLSGEEIDLAECLERFVTGFKDPSRLDEAMVTAVEDESAFLAALAARIASPVLFEETAVGLEVCTRPLPVMTDPERLCDGITSLIEDFAAAGAKEVKISVAGTPDGAAIAVTSDALHPDWPYAGIYERRFSRCRGRCAVEEGDGEARVVVCFRYGDDGRSR encoded by the coding sequence ATGGAAGGAGACTGGATCGAGATCCCGGGAAGCGGCGGGGCGTATGTACTCCCGTTCACGCGATACCCCGACGTCTGCTGTTCGAACGCCTACGTGGTGAAAACGCCGGGAGAGATCCTCGTCATCGACACCGGCGCCGACGAGGCCCAGATCGCATCGCTGGCGGCGGCGGTCCGGGCGGCGAACGAAGAGCGCCCCTGCCCTGCCTTCGTGCTGCTCACCCACTGCCACCTGGACCATGCATACGGGGTGATCGGGCACCGGGAATGGATAGAATCCTCAGGGATCGCGATCCTCGCCCAGGAAGAGGGGGCCGTGGCCCTTGAAGGCGGCGACCCGCACCTGACGGTCGCCGAGATGTACGGCCGGGAGATCGGGCCGGTGCCGGTGGACGTCCACCTCCTCACCGCCGACGACCGGGCCCGCGGGGGCGAGCGGACCGTGGAGGCACGCGGCCGCAGCGTGCGCCTCGCCGCCGACCGGGTGCAGGTCGAGGGCGAGACGGCGCTCCACCGCCAGCGGATCACCTTCCCGTCCGGGGCGGAGTGCACCGTCTACCATCTGCCCGGCCACAGCCCTGACTCCATCTTCGTCAGGATAGGGGAGCACCTCTTCATCGGGGACATCCTCTTTGCAGCCAGCCCCGGGATCGCCGGGCTGCACCGCTGGAACTGCGGCGACCTCTGCGCCTCGGCCCGGTCGGCCCGCCAGATCCTGGCGTCCGGCGAGATCGGGTATTGCTGGAACGGCCACGGCCGCGGGATGACGGTCCCTGACACCCTCAGGGCGCTTTCGGCCCTGGAGAGGGAGACGAAAAAACTCGACGGGATCTGCGCCTTCGATCCCGTCCGCCTCAACGAATCGGTCTGCTACGCCCGGGACCTCCTCCTCGAAGCAGGCAAACTCTTCTCGGTCATCGGGGGCAGGCTGTACTATCTCTCGTATTACCTGGAGGAACTCGGCGAGGAGGAAGAGGCAGAGAAATACCGCGACCTTCTCCAGAACGACGCCATCGACGAGTTCCTCACCAACTTCTCGGCCTTTGCAAAGGAGGTCGGCGCGGGGAAAAAACTCGAGATCCAGTTCGTGCTCAAGGCCGTGCAGATCGCGGGGAAGATCGAGCGGGCGCTCGGCGCCGGGGCGAGCGACCCGGTGCTCGACGCCTCCCTGGTGCGGCGGGCGCGGCACCTCCTGACCGACTGCCTCTCCACGGTCTACGGCCTGGACGAGCGTCTTTCCGGGGAGGAGATCGACCTTGCCGAATGCCTGGAACGGTTTGTCACCGGCTTTAAGGACCCCTCCCGTCTCGATGAGGCGATGGTCACCGCCGTGGAGGACGAATCGGCGTTCCTTGCGGCCCTTGCCGCCCGGATCGCAAGCCCCGTCCTCTTCGAGGAGACCGCCGTCGGCCTGGAGGTCTGCACCCGCCCCCTGCCGGTCATGACCGATCCCGAACGGCTCTGCGACGGCATCACGTCCCTCATCGAGGACTTCGCCGCCGCCGGGGCGAAGGAGGTGAAGATCTCGGTCGCCGGCACCCCGGACGGGGCGGCGATCGCCGTCACCTCAGACGCCCTGCACCCGGACTGGCCCTATGCCGGGATCTACGAGCGGCGGTTTTCGCGCTGCCGGGGGCGGTGCGCCGTGGAAGAAGGGGACGGCGAGGCCAGGGTCGTGGTCTGTTTTCGGTACGGGGATGATGGGCGCTCCCGGTGA
- a CDS encoding response regulator — protein sequence MTRVLIADDIQQNLYLLESILKGCSYEVIPAKNGVEALELAKEHPPDLIITDILMPVMDGFELCRRWKADEDLQHIPLIFYTATYTDPRDERFAMNLGAERYIVKPVKPDVLMGIVRDVLNESEQGTSSPPEQTEQDEIKTLQEYNEVIFRKLQNKVLQLEDQIARCNQIEEELREKERFLDNIFEHIPNMVFVKDADDLRFIRFNKAGEDFLGVPREELIGKNDFDLFPQEQSLRFLETDREALQKNALVDIPEEPIQTRAKGERILHTKKIPIPDESGNPRYLLGIAEDITERIEIEKFRKTTLLQVEEQILQLAILNDSIRNPLTVIIALASMHDGGVFEQIAGQAYEIDQIVNRLDQGWLESMKIREFIRKHYP from the coding sequence ATGACACGCGTCCTGATCGCAGATGATATCCAGCAGAACCTCTACCTCCTGGAGTCGATCCTGAAAGGATGTTCTTATGAGGTCATCCCGGCAAAAAACGGTGTAGAAGCACTTGAACTGGCAAAAGAGCATCCACCCGATCTGATCATCACCGATATCCTGATGCCGGTCATGGACGGGTTTGAGCTCTGCCGGCGGTGGAAAGCAGACGAAGACCTGCAGCATATCCCCCTCATCTTCTACACGGCAACCTATACCGACCCGAGGGACGAGCGGTTTGCCATGAACCTTGGCGCCGAGCGGTATATCGTAAAACCGGTGAAACCCGATGTACTCATGGGGATCGTCCGGGATGTCCTGAATGAATCAGAACAGGGGACGTCATCTCCACCTGAACAGACAGAACAGGATGAGATCAAAACCCTGCAGGAATATAATGAGGTCATCTTTCGCAAACTTCAGAATAAAGTCCTCCAGCTCGAAGACCAGATTGCACGATGCAACCAGATTGAAGAGGAGTTGCGTGAAAAAGAGAGGTTCCTGGACAATATTTTCGAGCATATCCCGAATATGGTCTTTGTCAAGGACGCAGACGATCTCCGTTTTATCAGGTTCAACAAAGCAGGTGAAGATTTTCTTGGCGTACCACGTGAGGAGTTGATCGGGAAAAACGACTTTGATCTCTTCCCGCAGGAACAGAGTCTCCGCTTCCTCGAGACGGATCGAGAGGCACTCCAGAAGAACGCACTGGTGGATATTCCCGAAGAGCCTATTCAGACGAGGGCTAAAGGAGAGCGTATCCTTCATACGAAAAAGATCCCGATCCCTGACGAGTCCGGGAACCCGAGATATCTGCTCGGGATCGCCGAAGATATAACAGAACGAATAGAGATTGAAAAGTTCAGGAAAACCACACTCCTCCAGGTGGAGGAGCAGATTCTGCAGCTTGCAATACTGAATGACTCGATTCGAAACCCGCTCACGGTGATCATCGCCCTGGCCTCAATGCATGATGGAGGGGTCTTCGAGCAGATTGCCGGGCAGGCATATGAGATCGATCAGATCGTGAACAGGCTTGACCAGGGCTGGCTGGAGTCGATGAAGATACGGGAGTTCATCAGGAAGCACTATCCCTGA
- a CDS encoding response regulator: protein MKTTILYIEDNDQNFYLVNYILKAQGYEVLRGRDGREGVAIASRTPFHLILLDIQLPGMDGYTTARELRKMPEHADTPLVALTSYAMAGDREKALSAGCTGYIEKPINPETFIQEIKAYILPITDGDRPK from the coding sequence ATGAAAACCACCATTCTGTATATCGAAGATAATGACCAGAACTTCTACCTGGTGAATTATATCCTGAAGGCCCAGGGCTATGAAGTCCTGAGGGGAAGAGATGGGCGAGAAGGAGTAGCGATCGCCTCACGCACGCCGTTTCATCTCATCCTCCTCGACATCCAGCTCCCGGGCATGGATGGATACACAACAGCCCGGGAACTCCGGAAGATGCCGGAACATGCAGATACCCCGCTCGTCGCCCTCACCTCCTATGCGATGGCAGGCGACCGGGAGAAGGCCCTCTCTGCCGGATGCACGGGCTATATCGAAAAACCCATCAATCCGGAGACCTTTATCCAGGAAATTAAGGCGTACATACTGCCGATCACAGACGGAGACCGTCCGAAATGA